One window of the Wenzhouxiangella sp. XN24 genome contains the following:
- a CDS encoding NAD-dependent malic enzyme, translating into MTDLDWVTPGGLPLQAPREDVPLRITRRGADLYHEPLLNKGSAFSPQERVTLGLDGLLPSRVNTMAQQVRRIHMTLDRLRDPFDKYLELSGLQDRNEQLFYRVLCDQLEALMPIVYTPTVGRATREFSHVFRRARGIWITPDHRGRIAETLRAATVGRPVKLIVATDNESILGIGDQGAGGMAIAIGKLSLYCAAGCIHPAYTLPISLDVGTDSASLLEDELYLGWPGRRLRGEAYDALLEEFIEAVTEVFPGVLLQWEDFRKDNASNLLDRYRDRLPSFNDDIQGTGAVCLAGVLTGLMSTGGELAKQRAVVHGAGAAGLGITRQLTNAIRAAGGDEYPVAVLDSRGLLVGDNFRDGYKAELAWPVEVAERHGLGSEGGAELEEVVEKFRPTILVGVSGQSGAFNERVIRSMASHASRPIVMPLSNPTDYAEARPEEILRWSEGRALVATGSPFADVVLDGRRHVIGQGNNVFIFPGLGLGALLSEARFVSDGMIAAAARTLAELARQQSIGESRLYPSVSQLGECARQVAAAVMRTASEEALCPALTEADVEARLAAARWAPNYPDYEAG; encoded by the coding sequence CGCGTCACGCTCGGCCTCGACGGCCTGCTGCCGAGCCGTGTGAACACCATGGCGCAACAGGTGCGCCGCATCCACATGACGCTGGACCGGCTGCGCGACCCCTTCGACAAGTACCTCGAATTATCCGGTCTCCAGGATCGCAACGAGCAGCTCTTCTACCGTGTGCTCTGCGACCAGCTCGAGGCGCTGATGCCGATCGTCTACACCCCCACGGTCGGCAGGGCGACGCGCGAGTTCAGCCACGTGTTCCGCCGGGCGCGCGGCATCTGGATCACGCCGGATCACCGCGGGCGCATCGCCGAGACGCTGCGGGCTGCGACCGTCGGGCGTCCCGTGAAGCTCATCGTCGCCACGGACAACGAGTCGATCCTCGGCATCGGCGACCAGGGTGCGGGCGGCATGGCGATCGCCATCGGCAAGCTGTCGCTGTATTGCGCGGCGGGGTGCATCCACCCGGCTTACACCCTGCCGATCAGCCTCGACGTCGGCACCGACAGCGCTTCCCTGCTGGAGGACGAGTTGTACCTCGGCTGGCCGGGGCGGCGCCTGCGCGGCGAGGCCTACGATGCCCTGCTCGAGGAGTTCATCGAGGCCGTGACGGAGGTGTTCCCCGGCGTTTTGCTGCAGTGGGAAGACTTCCGCAAGGACAATGCATCGAACCTGCTGGATCGCTACCGCGACCGGCTGCCATCCTTCAACGACGATATCCAGGGCACGGGCGCGGTGTGCCTCGCCGGGGTGCTGACCGGGTTGATGAGCACCGGCGGCGAGCTGGCGAAGCAACGCGCAGTGGTACACGGCGCGGGCGCCGCGGGGCTCGGCATCACCCGTCAACTGACCAACGCGATTCGCGCGGCGGGCGGAGACGAGTATCCGGTCGCGGTACTCGACAGCCGGGGCCTGCTGGTCGGCGACAACTTCCGGGACGGCTACAAGGCGGAGCTCGCCTGGCCCGTCGAGGTGGCGGAACGGCACGGCCTCGGCAGCGAGGGCGGGGCCGAGCTCGAGGAGGTGGTGGAGAAGTTCCGCCCCACGATCCTGGTCGGCGTGTCGGGCCAGTCCGGCGCCTTCAACGAGCGCGTGATCCGCAGCATGGCGAGCCATGCGTCAAGGCCCATCGTCATGCCGTTGTCCAACCCGACCGATTATGCGGAAGCGCGCCCCGAGGAAATCCTGCGCTGGAGCGAGGGCCGCGCACTCGTCGCCACCGGCAGCCCCTTCGCCGACGTGGTGCTGGACGGGCGCCGTCACGTGATCGGCCAGGGCAACAACGTGTTCATCTTCCCGGGCCTCGGCCTCGGCGCCCTGCTGAGCGAAGCACGGTTCGTCTCCGACGGCATGATCGCGGCTGCCGCGCGCACCCTCGCCGAACTGGCCCGCCAGCAATCGATCGGCGAGAGCCGGCTGTACCCGTCCGTGTCGCAACTCGGGGAGTGCGCACGCCAGGTGGCTGCGGCCGTGATGCGGACCGCCAGCGAGGAGGCGTTGTGCCCGGCGTTGACGGAGGCGGACGTGGAGGCAAGGCTCGCGGCCGCGCGCTGGGCGCCGAACTACCCGGACTACGAGGCGGGCTGA